The Microcystis panniformis FACHB-1757 region GGAGATACTTTGTTGAGGTGTTCTTAATTTATTCTGAGCAATTTCTCGGCCACTAATTGCTTGAGTGAAATTAGGATTAAGTCGTATTGCTTGAGCATAATCGGCGATCGCTTTTTGAGAATCTCCTAATTGATCATACAAAGTTGCTCGTTATAGTAAGCTACTGCTGAATTGGGATTAAAGCGAATAAATTGGTTATAATCAGCCAGGGCTTGGTCATATTGCTGTAAACGACTATAGGCAATTCCTCTGTTGCCATAGGCTTGAGCATAGTTAGGATTAAGACGAATGGCTTCATTAAAACTATTAATGGCAGCCTCTAGATCACCTTGTTGTAATCTTTTTACTCCCTGATTGAAAAAGTCCAGAGCAGTTGAGGCAGCATTGACTTGAGCGATCGCATTTAAAGGTAAAGATTGAACGGGCCGAGGGAGAGAAAGGAAGCCTAAACCGAGACAGAGGGTAATTAAGATAGAGAAAGGACGGAGAAACATGATTGATTTTCCTTGACAATGTTTTAGGTTTACGTTGAGTTTATTTTTGTATTATTTTAATAACTTCTAAGATTTCTTGAACTTTTGTCTTGAGGAGTCCTGCGTTTCATTTTTGAATTGGCGGGCTGTGAAAATGCCTCTTAGCTTAAAACCCGATGCCCGACCCCGACACCCTGCCCCCACGAAAAACTTTTTGCCGCAACCCCTAACTAGGGAAAGCTGACTTGATCTAGTGGAGCAGAAAAAAAAGGGGGGGTAATGGCCAATTTTTAGCTTGGACTTGGTTCTTTCACCAAAATTGAGTACAATGTCACTATCAATAGGCACTTCCTCTCCTCTCACCCAGTTAAGATTAACCTCGATCTGAACACAGATAATCGGGTTAGTATTTAGGGACGAAATAGCTTCTCTCCTTCTCGATTTTTACCTTTTCTGGGTAATTTACCCAGTCAGGATCGTTTATAGACTGATTTACTGCCTTGATCGACCCTAGATAAAATCAGGTCAAAAAATTGGCTTTGTTAATCACTAATTCTCTTAGAGCTGCCCAGGAAAATCTATGGTAAGTTTTTTTAAAAAGCTATTGACAAAAAAACCTCAAGGTGTTGGTTAGAGATCACCCCAGAGCGCATTAACATAGCTCAGATCGCCAAACAGGGACAAAATTATCAATTAGTTAAATGTTGTTCGTCGGATATCCGGGAAGGCATCTTTGAGGAGGGAAAAATCGTCGATTCCCCGCTTTAGCGGAATTAATCCAAGAAGTCCTCAAGGAAAATAAAATTAACAGCAAACGAGTCGCTACTGGTGTGCCGATGCGCGAGTCAATTATCCGGATGATCCCCATTCCCTCGGAATTGGACGATCAGGAATTGCGAAATCTGGTCTTAAATCATGAGGCTAGTTTATACCTTCCCTATCCTCGCGAGGAAGTGGATCTCGACTACCAAAAACTAGGCTACTTTCAGGATGAAGACGGGATCGAAAAAGTGCAGGTTTTGCTGGTAGCCACTCGTCGGGAGATTACCGATGCCTACATGGAAACCTTCCAACAGGCAGGATTACAGGTAGATGTGCTAGAAATTAATAGTTTTGCCCTAATTCGGACGATTCGCGAGCATTTGCGACAGTTTAGTTCCAATGAAGCCGCCGTTATTGTTGATATAGAATTTGATAACACGGAAATTGCCATCGTGGTGGACGGCGTTCCCCAATTTTCCCGCACTGTCCCCATCGGCACTTTCCCAGCTACAAAATGCCCTCTCCAGGGCGATGAATTTGCCCACCTCCCGCAGTCCTGAGATTCTTTTGGGGATGACAATTCCGATTATTGCCTTTGATAGTCTTAGCACCAATACCGGCACTTCCGGGGCCCCTACTAACGCCGGGATGACGGCACTGATGCGCGTTTTAGGGGAATTAACCGATGAGTTACGGCGATCAATTAATTTCTATCTTAACCAAAGTGATGACCTGGAAATCGTCCAATTACTTTTAGCCGGTCCCGGGGGCGGTTTAGCGCAACTAGACGAATACTTTACTCAACGTCTCAGCGTCCCCACCATGGCAATCGATCCGATCGCATCACTGAACTTAGATACAACTCAAGAGATTCCTAATACCGAAAGACCGGGATTAGGAACAGTTCTCGGTTTAGGATTACGGGAGGTATAGACAAAAATTATGTATAGTCTTGACGTTAATTTTCTTAAGGATCGCCATCTTAGCCAAACGGGGAAAGGAACCCCCGCAGCCAAGATTTCCACCGCTATTAACCTGCGTAAACAAACACCCCTGTTGATCGGTGTGGGAGTGGGGGCCGGATTATTGACACTGACGGGATTACTCGGTTTAATCCTCGGTTGGCAAACCAGCGAAACTCAGGCCCTAATTCAGCAACTGGATGCGGAATTAGGTCAACTGCAAGCCCAAAGCAAAAAGCTAGAAGACATGAAAGCGCAACTAACGGCGGTAGGAGAAGAAAATGAAGCTCTGGTAACTGTATTCAATCAGATTAGGCCTTGGTCAGCTATTCTTCAGGAAATTCGCCTGCAAACTCCCCCTAGTGTCCAGCTAACCAGTGTGCAGCAGGTGGAGGTTCCCGCTGCCCCAGATCAAGGGCAACAGAATCGGGCTACTCGCTTAAAAATCAGTGGTTTTGCCAGTAATTACGAAGCAGTCAATGATTATCTCTTAACCCTACAAGCTTCTCCTTTTTTACAGGGTAGGCAAACGGTGATCGAAAGTGCTGCCCTGGCCGATTTACCCGTAGAGGTGGATAATCAGTACAAAAATATTAATGTTACTTTCCCCCAAGCGGTTCAATTTGTGATCACCGCCCAATTAAGTGATACTCCCGCTACGGAACAACTGCCCAATCTCGCCCGGAATGGAGCGATCGGAGTTATCACTAGGATTAACACTCTCAAACGCCAAGGAGCCATTCAACCATGACCTTTACCGAAGAATTTGAAGATCGGGAATTAGAGGAATTTGAGGAGTATCCTATCGCTTTCGGGATAACTTTTACTCCCCGCAATAGTGGCATCGCTGCCGCTGTGCTAGGTTTACTTGGCTCTTTCTATCTGCTTTTTAACTGGGTGATGCCCGCTTATGATACCTTGCAACAGTTGCAAAACGATGCAGCTGGCAAACAACAACAGATAGATCAACAAAAAAGCGGTCTCGGACCGGCCGAATTAGCAAAAATTGAGAGTCAGTTGCAACAAAAAGAGGCAACTAAACAGCAAATTCTCGCGCTTTTTGCTCAAGAAAAGAACTTAAGCACAATTCTCTTAGATATTAGCAAGATCTTTAAGTCTCGCAATGTTAAGCTGATTAGTTTCCAACCCCAAGTACTAGAACCAGTGGTGGTTTCCGATGGTTCCCTCGGTAGCGCGGTTAATAATAAGCTCAAACGTCAAACTCTTAACGTCAAGATCGAAGGGAACTATGCTAACACTCAAGAGGTTATTCGGGATTTAGAAAGATTACAGCCGCTCATTTTGCTCAACAGTCTCAATACCCAGATGGAAAAGGAAGGATCGGCGGTTCAAGTGGTTAGTACTGGCAACAATAAAGCCACTATCGTTCCCCAAGGCGATCAACCCGTTACTACCACCTTTCTTCTCGATGTGATTATTCCTCTCAATGCTGAAGAATTGGCGAAATTAGCACCGCCCCCCCCGCCGAAGGTCAACCCCCCGCCGAAGGTCAACCCCCCGCTAGTCCGCGCCAATAATAGTTTTCAATCCGGTGTGAGTGTTTAGTTTTTTGTCCGTTGAATACCCCAATTGTTGAGGAGTGAAATTAAAGTGAATTCGTCCCGTTATGCTCTGTTTGTCCCCCAAATTGCCTCGTTTTTATTGATGGCTCCCCTGAGCACTTTGGCCGAAACCCCCGAGTCCTTCGATGGTTCAGAGTTAAAATCGACTACATCAAAAATTGAATTTTCGCAAGAGTTTAGTCAAGAAATTTACAAAAAAGACCTAAGAATTTCGTTCCCACCCCCGATGCCGTACAAAAGGAGATCAGCGATCGCATTTTAGCTAGTGAAAAACTGCTCGCCCAAAGTGCGCCCCTTGTCCCCAACCCCGAAATTATCATTCAAGGCGCACCCCAAGCCCCCGGCGCTCCCACCCTACCCTAGGGTTGATTCATTTAAATTAAGTACAGCTAATTTTGAGTCAATAAATTTGACTGAAGATTCTCAAGTTTATCTTTTTCTAATCAAAATAGTTAGTCACAATAACTAATCTTTAATCCTCTGCCAAATTTATTATGAATAAATTGATAAAGCTTGTTCCCAAGCCACTAAAAGCCTATCTCTCTTCAAATTTTCTGAGAGTACATCCTGTTAATTTAGCTAATTTTTCTGCTTCTTACGTCGATAAAACTATCAGTTTTTCCCAACGTTCAGCTAACCACCTCTGTCCCTCTGTGATTGAGAGAAAACCCAAACCTCTGAAAAGATTCAATCCTATGGTTGTGAGAATTGACCAATTGCTGGCCGCTTGAAAATCACTAATTTCGCTTTTATCTTCCTCAAAAATTACATCTTTTACCCAATGTAACTGATTTTCTATTTTCCAGTGTCCTCGAATAATTTTAGCAAATACTTCGGCGGATTCGGTTAGGCTACTGATATAGTAAGCTGTTTCTTCATAGGTTTTATCCCCGCGACTACCCCTTCTTTCTACTTTAATAACTCTTCGCAGATTTTCAAACCCTTTTCTTTCATTTTTCC contains the following coding sequences:
- a CDS encoding PilN domain-containing protein → MYSLDVNFLKDRHLSQTGKGTPAAKISTAINLRKQTPLLIGVGVGAGLLTLTGLLGLILGWQTSETQALIQQLDAELGQLQAQSKKLEDMKAQLTAVGEENEALVTVFNQIRPWSAILQEIRLQTPPSVQLTSVQQVEVPAAPDQGQQNRATRLKISGFASNYEAVNDYLLTLQASPFLQGRQTVIESAALADLPVEVDNQYKNINVTFPQAVQFVITAQLSDTPATEQLPNLARNGAIGVITRINTLKRQGAIQP
- a CDS encoding tetratricopeptide repeat protein, which gives rise to MFLRPFSILITLCLGLGFLSLPRPVQSLPLNAIAQVNAASTALDFFNQGVKRLQQGDLEAAINSFNEAIRLNPNYAQAYGNRGIAYSRLQQYDQALADYNQFIRFNPNSAVAYYNEQLCMIN